TGAGGACGCCCACCGGCCAGTACCAGCGCTCGATCTCGTGCGGGTGCTTGATCTTCTCGAAGCCCTCGTAGACGGCGAACATGCCGCCGATCGAGAAGAGCACGATGGAGACCAGGAAGGCGTAGATGTATCGCTCGCGGCCGTAGCCGAAGGGGTGCTGCGGGGTGGCCTCGCGCTGGGCCTTCTTGCCGCCGAGCAGCAGCAGGAACTGATTGCCCGAGTCGGCGAGCGAGTGCACGCCCTCGGCGAGCATCGAGGACGAGCCGCTGAACGCGAACGCCACGAACTTCGATGCCGCGATCGCGAGGTTGGCACCGAGTGCCGCCACGATCGCCTTGTTTCCGCCTGACGCGCTCATCTGCTCGCGTTGTCCCTTCGCCTCAAGTGCCTCTACGCCGTCCCGGCCTTTGCCCGTCCTTTGCCGGTGGGCCATTCTTGCAGCCTCTCCCGGCGCGGGCGTCTCACGCGTCCACAGCCCCGGTCATACGATCACAAAGTTGCGGTCAGGCGATCACGGTGGCCCGGAAGACCGTGCCCGTCCCGGACACCATGACCTTCTCCCCCGCCGGCACGAAGACCGACTGACCGGGGCTCAGCTCGTGTTCCCCGGTACGGACGGAACCTGCCGTGCAGAGCAGGATCTGCGGGGTCGGACGGGTGAGGTCGTGGTCGGCGGAGCCCTCGGCCCGGACGTAGCGGGAGAGCCGGAACTCGTCGATGGGGGTGTCGTAGACCTCCTCGCCCGCGGGGGACGCCTCGGGGCGGAGCACCCCGGGGTCGGCGGCCTCGAAGCGGACGATGCGCAGGAGTTCGGGGACGTCGACGTGCTTGGGGGTCAGGCCGCAGCGCAGGACGTTGTCGGAGTTGGCCATGATCTCGACGCCGAGGCCGTTGAGGTAGGCGTGCGGGATGCCGGCGCCGAGGAACAGGGCCTCGCCGGGCTGGAGCCGGACGTGGTTGAGCAGCATCGCGGCAATGACACCCGGGTCGCCCGGGTAGTGGTGGGCGATCTCGGCGTACGGGGCGTGGTCGCCGCCGAGGCGGGCGCAGGCGGCCGTGGCCTCGGTGACCGTGTCGGCCATCTCCTCCCGGTCGGCGGTGAGGACGGCCGTCAGGACCTCGCGCAGGGCCGCCTCCTCGGGGCGGGCGTGCAGGAGGTCGACGTACGGCTTGAGGGAGTCGACGCCGAGCGCGTCGAGCAGCTCGGCCGCGCGCGCGGGCTCGCGGAAGCCGCACAGGCCGTCGAACTCGGTGAGTGCGCAGATCAGTTCGGGCTTGTGGTTGGCGTCCTTGTAGTTGCGGTTGCCCGCGTCCACGGGGATGCCGCGGCGCTCCTCGTTCTCGTAACCCTCCTTCGCCTGCGCGAGGTTCGGGTGCACCTGGAGGGAGAGCGGGGCGCCCGCGGCGAGGATCTTGAGGAGGAAGGGCAGGCGGGGACCGAACTTGGCGACGGTCTCCTCGCCCAGCTCGCGCGACGGGTTCGCGTCGATGACCTCGACGAGCGTGCCCCGTGCGGTGCGGGAGGGGGCTCCCGGGTGGGCGCCCATCCACATCTCCGCCTGCGGTTCCCCGGTCGGCCCGACGCCGAGCAGCCCGGGGATGGCGGTGGTGGAACCCCAGGCGTAGGGGCGGATGGTGTTGTCGAGGCGGTCCATCAGGCTCTTTCTGTACGTCCGGCGATCAGCGGGTCCTGGCGTACGCCGCTCGGGGCGTCCCGGGCAACGTCAGGCCCCCGAGGCGAGCGCCAGGTAAACGGCGGCGAAATCCGTGACGGCGATCAGTTCCGCGAGGGTCTCGATCTCGCCGCCGGGCTCCGGTTCCAGTTCGCTGATCGGCGTGTCGTGGCCGAGGGCCAGCTCACGGGCGGCCGGGGCGGCGCTGAGACCGGCGATCGGCCGGTCGCGAAGGAGCACCACGCGTGCGTGCAGTGCGGGTGCCTCTTCGACGCGGTCGCGGAAGAAGTCGTCGGGGTCGGCGCCGGCGGCCAGTGGGCCGGCGAGCAGCGTGCTGTGCGCGGCGAGGGCCTCGGGGAGTTCGGCGACGACGGCGGGGCGGCCGGAGAGCTCGGCGAGGGCGGCGGCGAAGCGGCGGCCGGCGGGGCCTGCGGAGGTGCCCTCGGTCCAGATCACCGGGAGCGAGTCGACGAGTTCGGTGGCGAGGGTCTTGGCCGGGTTGCTGTAGGTCGCGATGGCGGGACCGCAGCGCTCGGCGATGTGGTCGAGCCGGTCGGCGATCTTTTCGATCACGTCGGGCGGCGCGGCAAGCAGGCCGGTGCGGTCCAGGATCGCGAGGAGGGGGGTGAGCAGGGCCCACAGGACGCCGGGGGCGGACGCGGTGAGGGGGGTGGCCTGGTCGTACGGGGCCGTCGCCAGAGGCACGAACAGGCCGTGGGCGCCCTCCACCGCCTCGCTGAGCGGAGTGTCGGCGGGGGCCACGGCGACGACGGTGCAGCCGCGGCGGTAGGCCTGGTCGGCGAGGAGGGACAGGCCCGGTTCGGTGCCGTCGGGGGTGGCGATCAGGAGCAGGTCGACCGAGCCGGTCCAGCCGGGGAGTTCCCAGCGCAGGGCGCCCGCGGCGGGGGCGACACCGGTGGGGGCGAGACGGATGACGGGACTGCCTGCACCGGCGAGGGTTCCGAGGAGGTCGGCGACCGAGGTGGCGGCGGCGCCGGGGCCCGCGATGAGGACCGCGCGTGGGCGGCCGTCGGGCTTGAGGTCGTTCACCCCGGCCTCGGTGGCGTGCCGGGCGGCTGTGCGGACGCGGGCGCCGGCCTCCGCGGCACCGCGGAGCAGGCCTCGGCGGTCGGCCTCCGAGAGTGCCTCGGGGGTGTCCAGCAGCGATTCGTCGAGCATAGGGCGGCAGCCTCCGATCGCCGGGTCTCCGGGACACCGGGACACCGGGTTGTCGCTTCGCCGGGTCGTCGGTCGTGCGGGGCCGGGACGCCGGTGGTCGCTGTGTCGTTGTCGCTAACGGCTGCGGGGGCGTGGTGCGCCGGTCGCCGGCCGCTGCGGGGGCGCTGTCTCGTCTACGGCGGCCGCGCGCTCAGGCGGGGCGGCGGGCCTCGTCGACAAGGAGTACGGGGATGCCGTCACGGACCGGGTACGCGAGGCCGCAGTCCTGGCCTGTGCAGATCAACTCGGTGTCCTGCTCCTTGAGGGGGGCGTGACAGGCCGGGCAGGCGAGGATCTCCAGGAGACCGGCTTCGAGCGGCATAGGGGTTCCCTTCGGGGGCGGTACGGCTGCTTGTGCGGATGTGCCTGGTCAGGGTACCGCCGGGGAGAGGGGGGCGCCGGGGTTGGGGCGAGGTCGGGGTCGGGGTGCAGGCTGGGGCGGGGGCTGAGTGCGGGCTGAGTGCGGGCGAGGTCGGGGGCAGGGTGCCGTTGGGGTGTCGCCCCCGCCGCCCCTACCCGTCCTCCAGGGGCGCCGCCCCTTCGACCCCGCTCTCAGGGGGCTCTGCCCCCTGGACCCCCGCTCCTCAAACGCCGGAGGGGCTGCATAGTGCGGAGCGCCGGCTCAAGCTCTGATGATCGCCAGTACCTCGTCGCGGACCTTCGCCATCGCCGCCTCGTCCCTCGCCTCCGCGTTCAGGCGCAGGAGGGGTTCCGTGTTGGAGGGGCGGACGTTGAACCACCAGTCGGTGGCGGTGACGGTGAGGCCGTCCAGTTCGTCGAGCTGTACGCCCTCCAGGCCGTCGTAGGCCGCTCTGACGGCCGCCAGGCGGTCGGACTGGTCGGCGACCGTGGAGTTGATCTCGCCGGAGCCGGCGTATCGGTCGTACTGGGCGACGAGGGCGGACAAGGGGGTCTCCTGGCCGCCCAGCGCTGCCAGGACGTGCAGGGCGGCCAGCATGCCCGTGTCGGCGTTCCAGAAGTCCTTGAAGTAGTAGTGCGCGGAGTGCTCGCCGCCGAAGATCGCTCCGGTCCTGGCCATCTCGGCCTTGATGAAGGAGTGGCCCACACGTGTGCGTACCGGTGTGCCGCCCTGCTCCTTCACGACCTCCGGGACCGACCAGGAGGTGATCAGGTTGTGGATGACCGTGCCCTTGCCGCCGTTCTTGGCGAGCTCTCTGGAGGCCACCAGGGCGGTGATGACGGACGGGGAGACCGGGGCACCCCGCTCGTCGACGACGAAACAGCGGTCGGCGTCGCCGTCGAAGGCGATGCCGAGGTCGGCTCCCTCCTCGCGGACCCGCTTCTGGAGGTCGACGATGTTGGCCGGGTCCAGCGGGTTCGCCTCGTGGTTCGGGAACGTGCCGTCCAGCTCGAAGTACATCGGGACGACGTCCAGGGGCAGGCCCTCGAAGACCGTCGGGACGGTGTGGCCGCCCATGCCGTTGCCCGCGTCGACGACCACCTTCAGGGGGCGTACCGACGTCAGGTCGACGAGGGCACGGAGGTAGGCCGCGTAGTCCTTCAGCGTGTCCCGCCGGGTGAGGGTGCCCGCCTCTGCGGCCGCTGCCGGGCCGCCCGTCTCGCTCCACCGCTCGACCAGTTCGCGGATCTCGGTGAGGCCGGTGTCCTGGCCGACCGGGGACGCGCCCGCGCGGCACATCTTGATGCCGTTGTACTGGGCGGGGTTGTGGGAGGCCGTGAACATCGCACCCGGCAGGTCGAGCGCGCCGGAGGCGTAGTACAGCTGGTCGGTCGAGCACAGGCCGATCTCGGTGACGTCCACTCCGCGGGCGGCCGCTCCCCGCGCGAAGGCACGCGACAGGCCCGGGGAGGAGGGCCGCATGTCGTGGCCGGTCACGATCGCGCTCGCGCCGGTCACCTGCACGAAGGCGGCGCCGAAGAGCTCGGCCAGCGTCTCGTCCCACTGGTCCGGGACGACTCCCCGAACGTCGTACGCCTTCACGAGCTGTGACAGATCAGCCACGGCCAACCCTTCTGAAAGTCCTGTCGGTCACCACAAACTACCCGCCCGCACTGACAGCTCGCTGTGCGGGAGCTGAGTGGACGCCCCGCCGTAATGTCAGGTCAGCGCTCCAGTGCACCGCCGGTGCGCGCCGGAGGTGCTTCTGTCCTGTGGCCCGAAGGCAGCCGCACTCCGAAGTCCCACGGCGTCCGGGCTCTGACGTCACAAGGCGTCCGTGGATCAGGGCAGCATCCAACCCAGCTCCGGCGTGCTCCGTTCGATCACGATCAGGCACATCACCAGCAGCAGTCCGAGACTCCAGGGCAGCACCGTGCGCAGCAGGTCACCTTCGCGGCCCCCGAGCCCGACGCTTGCCGAGGACCCCGCCGGACCTGTGGGCTGCGGCGACCAGCTCCGGGGAGAGCCCGGACTCCCGGGCGGCGGTCACCTGGAGTGCCCGAACAGCGCGTTGGCGTCGGAGCCGGACACGGCCACCTCGAACCAGCCCAGGACCGGTGACAGGAAGGCCGGTCCGGCACCCCCCGCCGCCACGAAGTGGCCGATGCCGGCCGCCTACCCGGAGAGGTTCATGACGTACGCGAGCGCCGGCACGGACGTCACGGTTAGGATCGCGAACCGCAACTCGTGCACGGTCGCGGCCCATTCACGAACGGCCACACGCGTGTGCACGCCGAGCAAGAACGCCGTGAGGATCTCCGCTGACAGCATGAGGATGCCGTCGGTGGAGACGATCGGGCAGGTGAAGACTTGCCTCTGGTCGGATCCCCGTCGGGATCCACGACGTTCAGGAGCGTCCAGTCGTAGGCCCAGGTCGCCTCGCCGGCCAGTCCTTGACGGCCGGGATATGCGCGACGGAGAAGATCACAACGATCAGCGCGTACGGGCGTGGGCGCGCAGGACTTCACCGCGCGGGTCGCTCTCGTCGAGGTCCTCAATGCGTGCCCCTGTCCGTACGGACCCGGGTACGGATTCATCGGCCGGTACGCGCACGTGCGGTACGGCGGCGAGGGTGCCCGCGCCCGCCAAGGCCGGGCCGATGTCGGCGAGTTGCGCGGCGACGTGGCGGGAGGCCGCGAACTACGTGACAGCGAGGGCGATTCCGCGGAGCGGTGCGGGCACCCAGGTCTCGTGCAGGCACCCGCTTCCCGTCGACCAGGAAGACCAGCACCGGGGCACCACCAGGGCCGGCAACGGTGTTTGACGGCTCATCACGGAGGCGACGTCGCCCAAAGGCAGCCCGGTGGCCTGGGCGAGTGTCACGCCGGTGTGCCCATGGCGACGCAGGCGAGGGCGCGGTACCGGCGACCAGCGCGGCCGCCAACAGGCCTGTGAGGCCCACCGGATGCGCCTTCATGCGGACGCCACCGAGCAGGACGAGAACGATCACCAGGGCAGGGCAACGACGAGAGGGCGGGCGGCCAGAGCGATTCGGCGACGCGTTCGGGTTCCTGGACGTACACGGGCGCTTCCCCGTTCCGTCATGCGGAAAGCGCTGTCTCACTTCGGCTTACGGAATGGTCGTGTCCGTGCCAAGCACACGCCAGTGGTCGGTCGTGCGTCACCTGCCGGAGCTCGTACAGCGCAAGAAGCGGGCGGAGCAGCTCAGTTGTCCGGTGAACGCAGGATTCGCAGATGGCCGCGGCGCGCGACCTCCATCGGATCGGCCCGCCGGGCCCCGCTCACGTCAGCGGCGCGCTCCTGCGGACGGGCCGCCTCGCGCACGGCGTTGGCAAGCGCTTCCAGATCGTCACTGCTGTGCCGGGCCGGAGCCGAGCTGTCGAGGAGACGGACGACCTCCCAGCCGCGCGGGGCGGTGAGGCGCTCGGAATGCACGGCGCACAGGTCGTAGCAGTGGGGTTCGGCGTAGGTGGCGAGCGGGCCGAGGACCGCGGTCGAGTCGGCGTAGACGTACGTCAGCGTCGCGACGGCGGGGCGGCCGCAAGCGGTGCGCGAACAGCGACGTACAGGGCTCACGACGTTGGACGGTACCGCACTCTTGAGCGGGCCGCGACGACTCGCCCCCAGGTCACTCCACCGTGTCGTGTTGTGAAACGCCCCACACGTCACACCGGCCACACCGCGGTGACCTGCACGGACACCCGCTTTCGAGGGGCCGAACACCCCTGAACGCAATCACCACTTGGTGGAAAACATGTCAATTGCCTTGATAAAGACGGTCTGGGAGAGATACGGAATCGAGCCCAATCTTGGCTGGAATGGTCAACTGCCGACATGACGCATGAGGGGCGCTGTACGTCATTTCGGACAGCGGCCGGGACGCAGCGTGGGTGCCGGGCGCGGAAGTGCGGCGAGGATTACGCTTCACCAGTGATGGACAACGCCGTACCGCCCCGCGCCACCGGCCCCGGGCCCCGCCGCCGTGATCGCCACGGACGAGGCATGCGCGGACCGATCGCCCCGCCGCAGGTGCCGCTCGCCGCGAGTCGCGCCGAGGCCTTCGCGGACCTGGTGCAGGACTCCGTGGAGCGCCTGGAGCGACGCTGGCCGCAGCTCGCCGACATCGACTTCATGGTTCTGGAGGTGCCACGGCTGGACGGGCCCGGGGAGGCCTGGAACGACGAGGCGGTGCCCCTGGGCGGGACGATTCCCGCGCACGAGGACCGTCCCGCGCGCGTGGTCGTCTACCGGAGGCCGGTGGAGATCCGCACCAAGGGACGCGACGAGCGGGCGGCGCTGGTGCACGAGGTGGTCGTGGAACAGGTGGCCGAGCTGCTGGGACTCACCCCTGAGACGGTCGATCCGCGGTACGGCGAGGACTGAGCCGCCCGCGGTTCGGCACCGCTCCTTTCGGAGCACCTACTTCTGCAGCACCGACAGGTCCTCGTCCGCCTCCGGTACGGCCACCATGCCCCGGTCGTCCGGGAGGGTCTGGACGGTGAAGCCGGGAACGCCGTCCTGTGTCGCCGCCAGGGTGCGGGCGCCGTAGACCGGGCCGCCCGAGACGGGCTCCACCGTCAGGGCGTAGGTGCCCTTGAGGCCGGTCGGGACGGGCGCCTCGACGTTCTCTGTGGTGCCCGCCTTGAGGGTGAAGGTCTTCGAGACGGCCTCGCCGCCCTCGCTGCCCGCGGAGGCCGTGACCTTGACCGTGGCCGCCCGGGTGGGGGCGGTCAGGGAGAGGGTGGTGCCCTTGGCGCGGTTGTCGGCGACCGTCGCGCGCGTGCCGACGGGACGCGTGGCCGGGATGAAGGCCGTCTCCTGGTTGTCGCCCTTGCCGCGGACGACCCGCAGGGCGGCGACCACCGGCACGGAGGTGTCGGTCGGGGTCAGGACCAGCGAGCCGGCCTCCCCGCGCGTGACGTCCCCGAGGTCGACGGCGGTCGTCATGCCCCCCTTCACGTGCAGCGTCTCGTTGCCGGCGGGGGTGATCAACCCGGACGGCGACGCGAGCTGCACCTTCAGGTCGGCGTCGGCGTCACTGGGCGTGAAGGCGACCAGGCGTACGGCGGTGGCGTCCTTGGGGATGCCGGGCAGCACGAGGCTGCCGGAGGGGTCCGTGGACGCGGCCAGCCAGTCGCCGCCGAGCTTGTCGTCCAGGGCCTGCACGGCGGCGCCCACGCGCCCGCTGCGGACGTTCACATGGATGGTGAGGTTGTCCTGCTTCTCCTGCGTGAGCGTGGACAGCAGGATCGGGTCGCTGGAGTGCGGCGCGACGGTGATTCCCTCGCCCAGGGTGGAGTCGAGGGCGCCGTCCTTGCCGTAGAGCTCGATGTCGACGACGGCGGCGGAGTCGTCGGGGTTGGTCAGGTGCACGTAGTCGGTGCGGTCGGCAGCCGTGCTCACCCCCGGGAACCAGAACTCCGTGTCGGGGGCGGAGCAGTTGACGCCCTGGAGGCCGCGTCCGGAGCCCGCGGCGACCGACGTGGTCTCCTGGACGGTCCAGCCGGGCGCGAACGTGCCCTCGGCGGTTCCGACGAGGGCGGACGCGCCGCCGCCGGAGGTGTCCCCGG
This is a stretch of genomic DNA from Streptomyces sp. NBC_00285. It encodes these proteins:
- a CDS encoding metallopeptidase family protein; this encodes MDNAVPPRATGPGPRRRDRHGRGMRGPIAPPQVPLAASRAEAFADLVQDSVERLERRWPQLADIDFMVLEVPRLDGPGEAWNDEAVPLGGTIPAHEDRPARVVVYRRPVEIRTKGRDERAALVHEVVVEQVAELLGLTPETVDPRYGED
- the manA gene encoding mannose-6-phosphate isomerase, class I, coding for MDRLDNTIRPYAWGSTTAIPGLLGVGPTGEPQAEMWMGAHPGAPSRTARGTLVEVIDANPSRELGEETVAKFGPRLPFLLKILAAGAPLSLQVHPNLAQAKEGYENEERRGIPVDAGNRNYKDANHKPELICALTEFDGLCGFREPARAAELLDALGVDSLKPYVDLLHARPEEAALREVLTAVLTADREEMADTVTEATAACARLGGDHAPYAEIAHHYPGDPGVIAAMLLNHVRLQPGEALFLGAGIPHAYLNGLGVEIMANSDNVLRCGLTPKHVDVPELLRIVRFEAADPGVLRPEASPAGEEVYDTPIDEFRLSRYVRAEGSADHDLTRPTPQILLCTAGSVRTGEHELSPGQSVFVPAGEKVMVSGTGTVFRATVIA
- a CDS encoding DUF5719 family protein, which codes for MNRATLSFLAGLAALAAVTGFATLSPPQAAGTAGTAAELPVERTSLLCPAPSTSDIAETSYTSFTPVTKDAGSSGKAELQAAAEESGGKKAAKKKAAKPVLAPVEPGKPATGDTSGGGASALVGTAEGTFAPGWTVQETTSVAAGSGRGLQGVNCSAPDTEFWFPGVSTAADRTDYVHLTNPDDSAAVVDIELYGKDGALDSTLGEGITVAPHSSDPILLSTLTQEKQDNLTIHVNVRSGRVGAAVQALDDKLGGDWLAASTDPSGSLVLPGIPKDATAVRLVAFTPSDADADLKVQLASPSGLITPAGNETLHVKGGMTTAVDLGDVTRGEAGSLVLTPTDTSVPVVAALRVVRGKGDNQETAFIPATRPVGTRATVADNRAKGTTLSLTAPTRAATVKVTASAGSEGGEAVSKTFTLKAGTTENVEAPVPTGLKGTYALTVEPVSGGPVYGARTLAATQDGVPGFTVQTLPDDRGMVAVPEADEDLSVLQK
- a CDS encoding Trm112 family protein, whose amino-acid sequence is MPLEAGLLEILACPACHAPLKEQDTELICTGQDCGLAYPVRDGIPVLLVDEARRPA
- a CDS encoding phosphomannomutase/phosphoglucomutase, with translation MAVADLSQLVKAYDVRGVVPDQWDETLAELFGAAFVQVTGASAIVTGHDMRPSSPGLSRAFARGAAARGVDVTEIGLCSTDQLYYASGALDLPGAMFTASHNPAQYNGIKMCRAGASPVGQDTGLTEIRELVERWSETGGPAAAAEAGTLTRRDTLKDYAAYLRALVDLTSVRPLKVVVDAGNGMGGHTVPTVFEGLPLDVVPMYFELDGTFPNHEANPLDPANIVDLQKRVREEGADLGIAFDGDADRCFVVDERGAPVSPSVITALVASRELAKNGGKGTVIHNLITSWSVPEVVKEQGGTPVRTRVGHSFIKAEMARTGAIFGGEHSAHYYFKDFWNADTGMLAALHVLAALGGQETPLSALVAQYDRYAGSGEINSTVADQSDRLAAVRAAYDGLEGVQLDELDGLTVTATDWWFNVRPSNTEPLLRLNAEARDEAAMAKVRDEVLAIIRA
- a CDS encoding DUF3499 domain-containing protein — encoded protein: MGASRRGPLKSAVPSNVVSPVRRCSRTACGRPAVATLTYVYADSTAVLGPLATYAEPHCYDLCAVHSERLTAPRGWEVVRLLDSSAPARHSSDDLEALANAVREAARPQERAADVSGARRADPMEVARRGHLRILRSPDN
- a CDS encoding SIS domain-containing protein codes for the protein MLDESLLDTPEALSEADRRGLLRGAAEAGARVRTAARHATEAGVNDLKPDGRPRAVLIAGPGAAATSVADLLGTLAGAGSPVIRLAPTGVAPAAGALRWELPGWTGSVDLLLIATPDGTEPGLSLLADQAYRRGCTVVAVAPADTPLSEAVEGAHGLFVPLATAPYDQATPLTASAPGVLWALLTPLLAILDRTGLLAAPPDVIEKIADRLDHIAERCGPAIATYSNPAKTLATELVDSLPVIWTEGTSAGPAGRRFAAALAELSGRPAVVAELPEALAAHSTLLAGPLAAGADPDDFFRDRVEEAPALHARVVLLRDRPIAGLSAAPAARELALGHDTPISELEPEPGGEIETLAELIAVTDFAAVYLALASGA